One Zonotrichia albicollis isolate bZonAlb1 chromosome 25, bZonAlb1.hap1, whole genome shotgun sequence genomic window carries:
- the LOC141731750 gene encoding LOW QUALITY PROTEIN: zinc finger and BTB domain-containing protein 40-like (The sequence of the model RefSeq protein was modified relative to this genomic sequence to represent the inferred CDS: inserted 2 bases in 1 codon; deleted 1 base in 1 codon; substituted 2 bases at 2 genomic stop codons) → MCPTASDLSDPAGSRVAGDGLQRVLEDAGTQRGALESTSPPANQCGGQGKRRPVGAPQIWLELLPWLYTLCKEQSFCDCTIFIGNVHFRMLKMVLALASLLFKSVLDSTDTISIDASVVTPXEFPLLLEIMYNGKLSLRKHNFTKVISVADSLQMFDVAVSCKNLLRDLISCSAQDQVVKGIFSQEEDSSGNQAEANYLPQSGRPDEERAFIILIQRVSPLXPVEAEMEAGASPPGXELTVNHTWVHQDTMPSESRSLWEDSGSGPDQPEWSGCMEQELAELPEGKGRSRDLSEMSWVWTHHHLLFATRWLTFACFGVIFTLCLIFLVCPGLGATATYPVLQRFFFFDFCSCFMLIVLPEL, encoded by the exons ATGTGTCCGACCGCCAGTGATCTCTCTGACCCGGCTGGcagcagagtggctggagacgGGCTGCAACGCGTGCTGGAGGATGCAGGCACCCAACGTGGGGCACTGGAGAGCACCAGCCCCCCAGCAAAC CAGTGTGGAGGCCAAGGCAAGAGGAGGCCAGTAGGAGCTCCCCAGATATGGCTGGAGTTGCTGCCCTGGTTGTACACTCTCTGCAAGGAGCAGTCCTTCTGTGACTGCACCATCTTCATTGGGAATGTGCATTTTAGAATGCTCAAAATGGTTTTGGCTCTTGCCAGCCTGCTGTTTAAATCCGTGTTGGACAGCACAGATACCATCTCC ATTGATGCTTCTGTGGTAACACCTTAGGAGTTTCCACTCTTACTTGAGATTATGTACAATGGCAAACTCTCACTGAGGAAACACAATTTCACCAAAGTAATCTCTGTGGCAGATAGTCTGCAGATGTTTGATGTGGCTGTTAGTTGCAAAAACCTCCTCAGGGATCTCATAAGTTGTTCTGCTCAGGACCAGGTAGTAAAAGGAATCTTCAGCCAGGAAGAagattcatctggaaaccaagCTGAAGCTAATTACCTGCCCCAGTCTGGAAGACCTGATGAAGAAAGAGCATTCATCATCCTCATTCAGAGAGTTTCTCCTTT CCCTGTAGAAGCAGAAATGGAAGCAGgtgcttctcctcctggctaGGAGCTTACTGTGAATCACACCTGGGTTCATCAGGACACAATGCCAAGTgagtccaggtccctctgggaGGATTCAGGCTCTGGCCCTGACCAGCCTGAGTGGAGTGGCTGTATGGAACAGGAGCTTGCTGAgctgccagaggggaaagggcgaTCGAGGGATTTAAGTGAGATGTCATGGGTCTGGACACACCATCACCTCTTATTTGCAACACGTTGGCTCACATTTGCCtgttttggggtaatttttactctctgtttaatatttttagtttGTCCTGGGTTGGGAGCTACAGCAACATATCCTGttctgcagagattttttttctttgactttTGTAGTTGCTTCATGCTCATTGTTTTGCCAGAGCTGTAG